Part of the Oncorhynchus mykiss isolate Arlee chromosome 12, USDA_OmykA_1.1, whole genome shotgun sequence genome, GCCCAGGGAGGGAACTACCCATATTTAATATGTACCTGTTCAGTTTATCCAAATTAATGCCAACTGACAATGCATTGGAATAAGCATGCATAAGATGGAATTGTTTTTCCTCACCTTACGCAGGGTTAGCACCCTCTTCTTGACTCCAATTGTGCAGCCCTTCAGCATGACAAAGTCATTGGTCACCTCTCCGTAGTGGACGAAGCCACCCAAAGGGGTGATGCTCTTGTTGGACAGATCGTACTCAGTGGCGGCGTTGTTCTTCACCAGCTTGCCGTCCTTGGTGTGGTAGCCCTGGCCAATCTTGTATATCTTCTTGTTGATCTCTGTGCGGTGGTGGTAGCCCTTCTGACCAGCGCGGGCCACGGAGAAGGCCACACGGGAGGGATGCCAGGCACCGATACAGGCCACCTTACGCAGACCACGATGGGTCTTACGGGGGAGCTTCTTTGTGTGCCAACGGCTGGTGACACCTAAAGGGGAAATTTCAATGTTTAGTACCTGAGGACTTGGCATGAATAACCTAAGTTTGGTTAATTACATGTTCATTGGTGGGTTGTGGTCTCAGGAAGGCAGCATGGAATGCATCTTCATGCGTGTCAGACGCCATGACTGACGCAGTGTTCcatggtctcacacacacacacacacacacaaagcccttcTTAAGACACATACCTTTGTATCCGTGACCCTTTGTGACACCGATGACATCGATCATCTCATCCTGGGTGAAGACATTGGTGATGGGGATAGACTGCTCCAGCTTCTCACGGGCCCAGTCCACCTTGTCAGATATGGAGCCTCCATTGAGCTGCACCTCCATCAGGTGGGACTTCTTCTGCCTCAGGGGCAGAAGCCTCATCTggcgggggaggagagaggcaggtgaGCCTGCTAGTCCTGGGACAAGGACCAGTATAGCTAGTACAAACACTATGTATTTAACCCAAAATGGGTTAAAATGTGATACAGGGGACATCGTCTCAGAAGGAAGGCAGCATGGAATGTATCCTCATGCGTGTCAGACGTCATGCCTGACGCAGTGTTCCGTGGTCTCACAGACAAAGGGAGATCTGATTGATTAAAACTGTGGCATTGCAGGGAGCGTATTCTATCCTGCTCAGACTCACCTGTGTGTGGGCGATGATGCGGACGACCTGGCAGTACTTCTTCATGGAGGCGAAGTCCTTCTCCAGCTGCTTCTTGCCCTCGTCATCCTGCCACTTCTTGCAGTACTTTGTGAAGGCCTTCTTCTTGGACTTGTACCTGAGAGCATGCAGCGTGACCGGAGGGTAGGGGAGAAGAGGCA contains:
- the LOC110538594 gene encoding 60S ribosomal protein L3; translation: MSHRKFSAPRHGSLGFLPRKRSRRHRGKVKSFPKDDPSKPVHLTAFLGYKAGMTHIVREVDRPGSKVNKKEVVEAVTIVETPPMVVVGVVGYVETPRGLRSFKTIFAEHISDECKRRFYRNWYKSKKKAFTKYCKKWQDDEGKKQLEKDFASMKKYCQVVRIIAHTQMRLLPLRQKKSHLMEVQLNGGSISDKVDWAREKLEQSIPITNVFTQDEMIDVIGVTKGHGYKGVTSRWHTKKLPRKTHRGLRKVACIGAWHPSRVAFSVARAGQKGYHHRTEINKKIYKIGQGYHTKDGKLVKNNAATEYDLSNKSITPLGGFVHYGEVTNDFVMLKGCTIGVKKRVLTLRKSLLVQSSRRATEKIDLKFIDTTSKFGHGRFQTVEEKKAFMGPLKKDRIAKEETA